One region of Candidatus Eremiobacteraceae bacterium genomic DNA includes:
- a CDS encoding MBL fold metallo-hydrolase yields the protein MASITFIGAAGVVTGSKHLIETTEGRRVLLDCGMYQGEKDLEARNWTPPPVDPKTVDAVILSHGHLDHCGYLPALVQAGFKGPIHTTPATMEVASLVLYDSAHLQEDEAQRAAKHPNRGLHATPLYTQDDVDKVVAQFKPAEYGAMCDDIAGLRYRLSDAGHILGSAITELWFDQRKLTFTGDLGRYGRPLLNDPSPVAESDLVLAESTYGDRLHPASDPQVDLGKVINAAMARKGVLVIPSFAVGRTQELLYAIGQLQRDSTIPDVNIFVDSPMAISADAIMERHPEAMRFNPKARFGPGDESLGARNVKTTVASADSIMLNDIQTGAIILSASGMASGGRILHHLRNRLPRPNDTICFVGYQASGTLGSLLEGGAKSVRVLGVPVDVKANVVQIDGFSAHADRGELLRWFANFTGKPRTYLVHADPAAAQSLADAIGKKYGFTVTPAHAGERVEIV from the coding sequence GTGGCGAGTATTACGTTCATCGGGGCGGCGGGCGTCGTCACCGGAAGCAAACATCTTATCGAGACGACCGAGGGCCGGCGCGTCCTGCTCGACTGCGGGATGTATCAAGGCGAGAAGGACCTCGAAGCGCGCAATTGGACACCGCCGCCTGTCGACCCAAAAACCGTCGACGCGGTGATCCTCTCGCACGGTCATCTCGATCACTGCGGCTATCTACCGGCGCTCGTACAAGCAGGTTTCAAAGGGCCGATCCACACGACGCCTGCCACGATGGAAGTGGCATCGCTCGTCCTCTACGATTCCGCGCACTTGCAAGAAGACGAAGCGCAGCGCGCGGCCAAACACCCGAACCGCGGCCTTCATGCCACACCGCTCTACACCCAAGACGACGTGGACAAAGTCGTCGCACAATTCAAGCCCGCCGAGTACGGTGCGATGTGCGATGACATAGCCGGTCTTCGGTACCGGCTCAGCGATGCGGGCCATATCCTCGGCTCGGCGATCACCGAGCTCTGGTTCGATCAGCGCAAGTTGACGTTCACCGGCGACCTCGGACGTTATGGGCGGCCGCTGCTCAACGATCCGTCTCCGGTCGCGGAGAGCGATCTCGTGCTCGCAGAATCCACATATGGGGATCGCCTCCACCCCGCGTCGGATCCGCAAGTCGATCTCGGCAAAGTCATCAACGCTGCGATGGCGCGCAAAGGCGTGCTCGTCATACCGTCGTTTGCGGTCGGCCGGACGCAAGAGCTGCTCTATGCGATCGGACAGCTCCAGCGCGATTCGACAATTCCGGACGTGAACATATTCGTCGACAGCCCCATGGCGATCTCCGCCGACGCGATCATGGAGCGGCATCCCGAGGCGATGCGTTTCAATCCGAAAGCCCGCTTCGGCCCTGGCGACGAGAGCCTCGGTGCGCGCAATGTGAAGACAACGGTCGCATCGGCCGATTCGATCATGTTGAACGACATCCAAACCGGCGCGATTATCTTATCGGCGAGCGGCATGGCAAGCGGCGGGCGCATCCTGCACCACTTGCGCAATCGGTTACCGCGCCCGAACGACACGATCTGCTTCGTCGGATATCAGGCGTCCGGAACGCTCGGCAGTCTGTTGGAAGGCGGCGCGAAATCGGTACGCGTCTTGGGCGTGCCGGTCGACGTCAAAGCGAACGTCGTGCAGATCGACGGCTTCTCCGCACACGCCGATCGCGGCGAGCTGCTGCGCTGGTTCGCCAATTTTACCGGCAAGCCGCGCACGTATCTCGTGCACGCAGATCCGGCAGCCGCGCAATCGCTCGCCGACGCGATCGGGAAGAAGTACGGATTCACAGTGACGCCCGCGCACGCCGGCGAGCGCGTGGAGATCGTCTAA
- the meaB gene encoding methylmalonyl Co-A mutase-associated GTPase MeaB: MHSGTGDPNAHAAERGRELAKRVLSGDWRALARAITVIENDEAAADALAAVLYPKTGHAHVIGITGPPGAGKSTIVDVLVKVIRDQGMTVGVIAVDPSSPFTGGAVLGDRVRMQRHAGDTGVFIRSMASRKQAGGLAPTTRDVIRALDAFGRDVIIVETVGVGQVELDIMKVADTVVVVTVPGLGDGVQTIKAGLLEIADIFVVNMADRPGANQSVSDLKIMLTLGGAEERRRRWKPPVIQTVATAGTGIAELWERILEHRRVLQADERMGRSHDRLRAEVVEAVQHRVGAIVSEQMSRNGSMEPVLAAVLRRELDPRTAATTIVTEHFR; encoded by the coding sequence ATGCATTCTGGTACCGGAGATCCGAACGCGCATGCCGCGGAGCGCGGGCGCGAACTTGCGAAGCGGGTCCTCAGCGGCGATTGGCGCGCGCTTGCGCGGGCGATCACCGTAATCGAAAACGACGAAGCGGCGGCCGATGCGCTTGCCGCCGTGCTCTATCCGAAGACCGGCCATGCGCACGTCATCGGTATCACGGGGCCGCCTGGCGCCGGCAAAAGCACGATCGTCGACGTCCTGGTGAAAGTGATCCGCGATCAGGGCATGACCGTGGGCGTCATCGCGGTGGATCCGTCGAGCCCGTTCACCGGCGGCGCGGTGCTGGGTGATCGCGTGCGGATGCAGCGACATGCCGGAGATACCGGTGTGTTCATCCGCAGCATGGCTTCGCGCAAACAAGCGGGCGGACTCGCTCCGACGACGCGCGATGTCATCCGCGCCCTCGACGCGTTTGGCCGCGACGTCATCATCGTCGAGACCGTCGGCGTCGGCCAAGTGGAACTCGATATCATGAAGGTCGCCGACACCGTAGTCGTCGTCACCGTGCCGGGATTGGGTGACGGCGTACAAACTATTAAGGCCGGCTTACTTGAAATCGCCGACATCTTCGTCGTGAACATGGCGGACCGGCCCGGCGCGAATCAGAGCGTTAGCGATTTGAAGATCATGCTGACGCTCGGCGGCGCCGAAGAACGGCGACGCCGCTGGAAGCCGCCGGTGATTCAAACGGTCGCGACCGCCGGCACCGGTATCGCGGAGCTCTGGGAACGCATCCTCGAACACCGCCGCGTGCTGCAGGCCGACGAGCGGATGGGCCGATCGCACGACCGGCTGCGCGCCGAAGTCGTTGAGGCGGTCCAGCACCGCGTAGGCGCGATCGTGAGCGAACAGATGTCGCGAAACGGCTCGATGGAACCGGTACTAGCCGCCGTGCTGCGCCGAGAGCTCGATCCGCGCACGGCCGCGACGACTATCGTAACCGAGCATTTCAGGTAA
- the dacB gene encoding D-alanyl-D-alanine carboxypeptidase/D-alanyl-D-alanine-endopeptidase, translating into MFAIAVNTISHAIAARRLSAALPAATPTPHRDANAAVQGGATWGERSKRQLHALAAAAFGDPAFPQQTGVVIESARDGTVLYSRNAAMSLTPASVQKVIIAATSLHDLGSSHRFTTRIVTSAAQQSGKIAGSVWLVGSGDPELTSHDLRVAVNAIRDQGVAQIAGDVVADGSLFGSDNIDPTWEADDLEYGYAAPTSAVTLDGGTAQFTITPDPAGGSADVRVDPPDLVGPILGDVRTVSADGENTLRIDPVPGTDSIQVAGDIPYGAPQKYWRSIAHPEASAAHALRTMFQTSGIDVVGTARVGPAPAGASSLWSKQSRPLSEIVRRMLYHSDNHIAEQLVRLVGAHDAGTGTLSDGVAREHAFLTLIGVAQDGMVLKDASGLSASDRITPRELAAVLRYIATDSAGPSIKDLFPRLGVDGTVQVRDLAPDARGRVLGKDGYIGGVSTLAGYVLTKHHGVVIYVFMVNNWDGPLDPLWAAEDDVLAKVAAF; encoded by the coding sequence GTGTTCGCGATCGCGGTCAACACGATTTCTCACGCGATAGCGGCAAGACGCCTGTCGGCCGCCTTGCCCGCAGCCACGCCGACCCCGCACCGCGACGCGAACGCCGCCGTGCAAGGCGGCGCGACTTGGGGCGAGCGTTCGAAACGTCAGCTCCACGCGCTCGCGGCCGCAGCCTTCGGCGACCCCGCGTTTCCGCAGCAGACCGGGGTCGTGATCGAGTCGGCGCGCGACGGCACCGTTCTATATTCTCGCAACGCCGCGATGTCGCTGACCCCCGCATCCGTCCAAAAGGTCATCATCGCCGCGACCTCGTTGCACGATCTCGGCTCTTCACACCGCTTCACGACGCGGATCGTGACAAGTGCAGCTCAGCAGTCAGGCAAGATAGCCGGATCGGTCTGGCTTGTCGGCAGCGGTGATCCGGAGCTGACGAGCCACGATCTGCGCGTCGCGGTCAATGCGATTCGCGATCAGGGCGTTGCTCAAATCGCAGGCGACGTCGTCGCGGACGGCAGTCTGTTCGGATCGGACAACATCGATCCGACGTGGGAAGCCGACGATCTTGAATACGGATACGCAGCACCCACCAGCGCGGTGACGTTGGATGGCGGCACCGCGCAATTCACGATCACGCCCGATCCCGCCGGCGGAAGCGCGGACGTGCGCGTGGATCCGCCGGACCTCGTCGGACCGATCCTCGGCGACGTACGCACGGTTTCGGCCGATGGCGAGAACACGCTGCGCATCGACCCGGTTCCGGGCACCGATAGCATCCAAGTCGCAGGTGACATACCGTACGGAGCACCGCAGAAATACTGGCGCAGCATCGCGCATCCTGAAGCAAGCGCGGCACACGCACTGCGCACGATGTTCCAGACGTCAGGCATCGACGTGGTGGGAACCGCTCGCGTGGGGCCGGCACCGGCGGGCGCGAGCTCGCTCTGGTCGAAGCAATCGCGGCCGCTGAGCGAAATCGTCCGCCGCATGCTCTACCACAGCGATAACCATATCGCCGAACAGCTCGTGCGCCTGGTCGGAGCGCACGATGCGGGAACCGGCACGCTTTCAGACGGCGTCGCTCGCGAGCACGCGTTCCTCACCCTGATCGGCGTCGCGCAAGACGGGATGGTGCTGAAAGACGCCTCCGGCCTGTCTGCATCCGATCGCATCACGCCTCGCGAACTCGCTGCCGTGCTGCGTTATATCGCGACGGATTCCGCAGGTCCATCGATCAAAGATCTCTTCCCGCGCTTGGGGGTCGACGGAACCGTGCAGGTCCGCGACCTCGCGCCGGACGCGCGCGGCCGCGTGCTCGGGAAAGACGGCTATATCGGCGGAGTCAGCACGCTTGCCGGCTATGTGCTGACGAAGCACCACGGCGTCGTGATCTACGTGTTTATGGTCAACAACTGGGATGGTCCGCTCGATCCACTGTGGGCCGCAGAAGACGACGTGCTCGCAAAAGTCGCCGCATTTTGA
- a CDS encoding ATP-dependent DNA ligase, whose product MTRSFVPMEFRPATALPDGDWQFEPKWDGFRCIVARQGSAVRLTSKRGQSLGRYFPEVVEQCEKIAAKRFTLDGEIVIRKRGATFDDLLQRIHPAASRVAALAKSTPAVLQIFDLLSAPEAGDIAREPLSQRRSRLEAFARKYFPNNKTLLLSPATRSRAVANRWLTKPDPAAEGVVAKFADEAYQPGTRDGGFKVKVLRTADCVVGGFRYSSAGGAVGSLLLGLYDADGKLNHVGFTSGFSDEERRKLLPMLKRLIKPPGFTGSKPGGPSRWATARTSEWEPLAPKLVVEVAFDRVTSGRIRHGARFVRWRTDKAPRRCTDDQLTD is encoded by the coding sequence ATGACGCGGTCGTTCGTGCCGATGGAATTCCGGCCGGCAACGGCGCTGCCAGATGGCGACTGGCAGTTCGAGCCGAAGTGGGATGGCTTTCGCTGTATCGTGGCTCGCCAAGGCAGCGCCGTACGGCTCACGTCCAAGCGTGGTCAGTCGCTCGGCCGGTATTTCCCCGAAGTCGTCGAGCAGTGCGAGAAGATCGCGGCCAAACGGTTCACGCTCGATGGTGAGATCGTGATCCGAAAACGCGGAGCCACCTTCGACGATCTGCTGCAGCGCATTCATCCGGCGGCAAGCCGCGTGGCCGCACTTGCAAAATCGACGCCCGCCGTGCTGCAGATCTTCGATCTGCTCTCGGCTCCCGAAGCCGGCGACATCGCGCGTGAACCATTGTCGCAACGCCGGTCTCGGCTAGAAGCATTCGCGCGAAAGTATTTTCCGAACAACAAGACACTGCTGCTTTCGCCCGCCACGCGAAGCAGAGCGGTCGCGAACCGTTGGCTCACAAAGCCCGATCCGGCCGCCGAGGGCGTCGTCGCCAAGTTCGCGGATGAGGCATACCAGCCGGGCACGCGCGACGGCGGTTTCAAAGTCAAAGTGTTGCGGACCGCGGATTGTGTCGTCGGCGGCTTTCGCTATTCGTCGGCCGGCGGCGCTGTCGGCTCGCTGCTGCTCGGATTGTACGACGCCGATGGCAAGCTGAACCACGTCGGTTTCACGTCCGGCTTTTCGGACGAAGAACGTCGCAAACTCTTACCCATGCTCAAACGACTGATCAAACCGCCCGGGTTCACGGGCTCGAAGCCGGGTGGACCAAGCCGCTGGGCCACCGCGCGAACGAGCGAGTGGGAGCCGCTGGCGCCTAAGCTCGTCGTCGAAGTCGCGTTCGATCGCGTGACGAGCGGAAGGATTCGACACGGCGCGCGCTTCGTCCGGTGGCGCACCGACAAGGCACCGCGTCGCTGTACCGACGATCAGCTCACAGACTGA